TGGCGTAGTTCCATGTGCTTATGAAGACTTTCAATGTCAATCCATTTGGTTTGGAACATTGGGAGAAATTGTGATTTTTTGCAAGGGCCATCTGATTTTGTATCAAATAAGCTAGACTAAAATACAAtatttgtaaaacgattcattTGTAATGTAATGTGCCCCGTTATGTATATTTGCAGCTGATTGAACAGCCCGAAGAAGGATTAGAAGAAGAACAAGAACAGCCAAGTTTTATAGAGGAAATGATGGCGGAAGCAGCACAAGGAGTCGTTTTAATGGACAGCGAACAAGAGCAAAGCGATCTACACATACAGCAGACAGTAACCGTAGCAGAGGAGGATGTAGATGATATTTCTGGAGAAGATAATGCAAATGTAATTTCTGAGGCAAATTTGGACGATAAATCGTCATCTTTTCCATTTGGACCTGAAGGAGGTCATTCGGAAACTTCAGAAGATGTGGGTGACCATCAGGATATTGAGAAGAATATAATTGaagaaaatcaacaaaatgCACAAGAAAACTCGTTGCTGGCCTCTCTAGCTGGCGATAATGCCAACAGTTTACCCTCTGTGGGTGGAGGAGATTCCGAAAAGGAAAACTTTGAAGCTAAAGTCCTTAATCATGATGATATTGTAGATAATTGCGAAAAGATGGACTCTGAAGATTCACTCTCCGAACCGGCCATAGTCAGTGACATTCCCATTTCAGGCGGTGATATAAGTGATGCCACAATACAAAACACAGAAATTATATCCGAAGATGAGTTGCCACTTCCAACAAAACCAGAAATAAATGATGCAGAGGAAGTTTCCGATGAAGAATTGCCGGCACCACAACGGGCCGAGTTGCCACCAGATGCCGAGGTTATTTCCGAAGATGAACTTCCCACAGGGGCTGATAAACGCAGCCCATCGCCATCCCGCACCACTGAAACATCAAGGAAAAAACGCAAAGCAGATGATGAAGCCGAAACGGCTAAGGATGTTGTTGATTCGGATCAAATCAAAAAGGATGAACAATACAATCCCATGAGCCCAACTAGTGAGAGTAACGATTCAACAGCACCCATGGAAAAGAAGGCAAAAATAGAAGGTACGTTCAATTGTTTTTACCCAGGTCAAAACTTGACCGGAAATTGATATTCGCACAAGTACTTAAACTTAGAGGTTGCTTTTTAAGTAAACTCTTCGCAGGACACAGGAAAGCGGACAAAAGCGATGTGTAGCAATATACTATTAATTTGCCAAATGTCACTcaaatgtacatacatatatggtcCTCTAGCAGTGTTTATGTTCTTAACGCATTGTACCAAAATCAGTAAGATCGCCCTTGGGATCAAAGCTGGAAGTCTAGAAACTAATGGCTCGATGGAGGCAACCAAATTTAGTTGCTTTCTGAACGTGCAAAATTGTTATACAAATATCCATTTTTGTATTAAATggcatttcatttttattagcAATTTATCTAGTTACTAATTTGGGGATTTGTTTCAAAAGGACTTTTGCTAGCACTTAATTTCCGTGTAGGCATGTCCGGTTAAGGTCTCATCAAAGCCCCCTGATAGTAATGTTGGTTGCGAGCtcgttttaaattttaactGCCTAATGGGTCGATTTTGGATTATAACTCAACTATAGtcggaggccacagtagcgcagaggatagcatgtccgcctatgacgctgaacgcctgggttcgaatcgtggcgagactatcagaaaaacatttcacggtgcttttcccctcctaatgctggcaacatttgtgaggtcctatgccatgtaaaacttctctccaaagaggtgtcgcactgcggcactccgatcggactcggctagaaaaaggaggcgccttatcattgagcttaaacttgaatcggactgcacgcattgatatgtgagatgtctgcccctgttccttagtggaatgttcatgggcaaaattgtgAATTTGCAATAGTTGCGTTGCCAGGGGATAAAagcataaaataaaaactattatAAAGTTGGAATCTTTTATCAGTATCATTCAATATGAGTGTTGAAACTATCAGCTACTaagaaaattgtaagaaaatttcCAGTTGGCAACGCAATTGAAGTttggttgcaatccataatcgacccaaaAGTGAGCCTACAACGAACTGCCACTGTTacttaacttaacctaacctatctcaACAAGAATTTACCGGACGGAATAACGAAAACAATTTACTCTAATAGaatattaatttgtattttaGAATCAGAACCTAAAGACAAAGAGAAACGTAAAGAAAAGGAAAGGGAAAAGGATAAAGAGAGCCACAATTCCACCTCCAGTAAagacaaagaaaaagaaaaggagCGTGAAAAGGAAAAAGAGAAGGAACGCAAAAAGTTGCCCGACCTTGATAAATATTGGCGTGCTGTCAAAACAGATCCTGCTGATTTTACCGGTTGGACATATCTGCTACAATATGTAGacaatgaggtattttgttgtattttatttttggggataACATTctgttaaatttgaaaattcttttattCAGTCTGATGCTGAAGCTGCCCGAGAAGCATACAATGCTTTTTTGGCTCATTATCCCTATTGTTACGGCTACTGGCGTAAATATGCCGATTACGAAAAGCGTAAGGGTATTAAGGCGAACTGCAACGCGGTGAGTACCATACGAATACAATCAAATGCATTTTTTGAAATACGTTGTatttttcataatgaaatttattataaattaataaaaataaaatatttgttgaacaaaaaaaaccaaaccctAAAAAAGAAACTTTCAACAATAACAAGTCGAGGTGAACCGGGACACTTCCATTGGTTCAGTTTCGTTGCTTTggcgaaattgaacaataacccAGGATACTAGGGAGAGTGGGATGTTGGATGGGGGAAAGCGGtgttattattgtttttgttttatatatttctatttttttacacttcgaAAATGTAGAAACTGCACGTTTGATTTCTTGTTTCTTTTgattctttttattattttttttttcctttaattgttgtaatatgtctgtttttttttttgttgttaaaaatcataCCAAATAGTTTGTGTTTTAtggtttaaattaaaaaacatatttcaaaACACCATTCAGGCGTAAGTACAAATGGAGTataaagtgaaattttatcaaatttgtatataaaaaatattttaacaaaatatactttggcaatcttatatataatacAATATATAGAAAAATAAGTTTATAATAATTAtgattatatatgtatgtgtattttTATAGTATTTATATTTAACCAAAGTCTAAAAATCACAGCAGTTTAAATTACCCAAGACAATGTAATAGGGCTGCAAtaaatgtgtgtgtttgttgtgCGGTGTTGTTGGCCAACATTGGCATTCTCCAAATCACAATTTCCTTAAATGGTTTTGGTTTCGAGTTTTAAAAACAATCTGAGGAATATCTGTtctaatttcatttcttttagtATTTTGGTTTTCATTAAGAATACAATTCGCTTATTTCAGTTTAAATCTTGATGATACCAATGaatctgaacgcctgggttcaaatattgaacttaagtaaaaatttttcaattagccAATTTCTTtagacatgtaaaatttctctacgACTTAATCGTACAGcagatatataaaaaattgttaattgTTACTTAGGTTAGAATATGTCCATTACTCTCGTCCTACGAATGAAAAATAGATCAAGCAAACAAAAATGACAGCGACGAAGGCCATGCAGACCGGAGAAAGGCTCCCATTGCCGTAGATTCCGTAGGAAGGATTATGGGTAAACATAATCTTTCCAGCGCATGGCTGTATCCAGAGGTAATACTTGGTCAAATAAGCACCAACCAAAACTTTGTTTGCGTGGAATGCGTCTATCTTACCAAGAAGCTCGCACAGCTTCGGGTCCACCGATTAGTAGCATCATCAATACTCATTAGATACCTCATACTGGCTAGTACGTCAACTTTCCCTTTCCGCCATCCCTTCAGGCCCGAGACCCAGCATCTTTCCCCTTGACACGACGATGCTCCTTGCATCTCTTACCCAGTCTCCACCTCCTTTATATTGCGCGTCTCCAGAGTCTTTAGTTTTCTTGATTCAATGAACAATCCTGGACCGGTGTCCCCATCCTCCCCGGCATAAATATCCTACTTAAACTTAGAGTTTGCATTTTAAGTAGACTCTTTTGGCGGGACACAGGGAAGCGGACAGAAGCGATGTGTAGCAATATACTATAAATTTGCCAAATGGCACTGAAATGTATAcagttttaattttcttaaggCATTGTACCAAAATCAGTAAGATCGCCCTTGAGATCAAAGTCGGAAGTCTGCAAACTAATGGGTCGATTGTGGCAACCAACTTCAGTAATGTTGAAAGCAGATATATCGTCGTATCAaacgggtctagacaacattcatgcacacACGGTAGCGGATGGGATTAATAGCTAgtgggtgaatgtggtccttggagaacgaccgctacctattgcacctgaagaaattgacctcccccggcaaatctGAGTTGTTCGGGCTTAATTACGATCAGGAGGATGCAACCGCCTTAATTCCCACAGAGTAAGTCATGATATCAACGTGTAGGGTACGTGTCCTGATTGTGACCTAGGATAATACGACACACGTGACCAGATCCAGATTCTACTGGATGTACACTAGCTTAGTTGCAGAGTTACTGGATCTGGAtcattcaacagaaccaagctgGCGAAAGatggaaaacaacaacagcaaaaacctTATATGTATATACAGAAGGGCAAGTAATAAGATGTCTCCAACCCAGAACTCCGTTTCTGGGAAAACGACGTCCAATCTGTACCTATGTTGCAAGTACCTATGCTTCgaagccatacaacagcacgggtagtatcagtgtttgGTATAGTGCAaatttcgtctgtctgttgcaaaGGCTGCAATTACTTCTGCTGGCGACCGACATATAATATCGGTGTTGTCGGcttaggcgagtagcatatgttcttttgtgagtagtgtgccacgCTTATTCACACCTGCTTCTTGTGTAATCTTCTCCaataggatattaaagagatcactcgTTAGGCTGCctacttgtctgaaacctcgtttggtattgaacggttcggagatgttctttcctattttaactgacGAGTGTGTATCAGCAACCGTCTTCCCGCAAAGTCTTATCAGTTTGTTATTATCGTTGTTGTTACTGccgttgcagttactccgtatggggcattccattgtccgcaaactgtggacgaGCCCGGGAGCtcgtagctaagcttctcgtgacagcaatgaacactacatatatcggacctcaatgttccagcctgtgtggtgtttacagctatcccgtgtcggGGATACAGATagcgtgctgaggatatggaaagaaaatttttcccagCTGCAGGTGTTCGACGATAGCGGCGAAgacgataccgcagaaccaatccctggtgatggtatagaatgtttacttcctagtcagaatgaggtctaagTAACTGGTACCCGAGTGAAAAAcaaaaaggcagcaggagccgatggtttacccgctgaactgtttaagaacCAAGGCgaaacgctgataaggcgtatgcatcagctcgtctgcgcgaactggctaaaagaacgcataaCCTATGATTTGAACCTATTTCCCGTATACAAAAAGGAAGACAAGGCGGAATGgaggagcgtactgtgtgaaaaagTAAACCACAAAGACattgaaataattgggccctatcaatgcagcGGCAAATCCTGCAAAAGACTCGAGAAGGATAGGTCAACTCttaccatctcttcgttgactacaaagccctATACGTGCGatggtatttcaagtcatgtctcagtttggtatccttgcaaaattaaaaagactctgcaggataacgttctgctgatacacgttcctcagtaagaataggaaaactCCTTTTAGAAcccttcaataccaaacgagcttATCCTGTGATCAGATCGATACATTGGTCGGTCACCTTGGCACCCCCGTAAACGATactaatgacaccagttttcaagtaaagcaaaaaataatactgacaaacagatgctactttggattgagctCGCAtttaagaaacaaggccatctttcgacagacgatgattacactatacaagactccGATACTTACCGTGTTGTaggttccgaggcatgggtacttatgaAAGCGGGCGAGGCTGTGCTTGGAgcttttgagagaaaaattcctCGTAATTTGTAGCATTCCCtcctggaggccatcgtagcattAACctctagcatgtccgcctatgatgctgaatacCCGGGTTAGAATATTCTTctttccaaaaaggtgtcgcactgcggcacgccattcggactcggctataaaaagcaggttgcactcattgatatgtgagaagtttgcccctgttccttagtgtaatgttcatgggcaaaaattgcaaaaaattgcatttagcATTCCTCTCCTTCTGcataaataagttgtgttttaGTCAACACATTAAAGCTTTGTGGGATCCCCACTGTAGTCGAGGAGTGGGGATACCGGAGGAAAAGCAGTCCTCTTACTTAGGTGGCTAGcgaatgtttatatcagattcgtatttattTACATCCAATGCATGATCTATATGCCTTTTTAGGGACGTTTGGGAGGGGCGTGAACCTAGCCATATTTAAAGGGCTCTAAAAAATGGTCTGAGAACTCTAAACCCTTTTGGGATATGCTCTACTGGCCCCATGCTATCACGTTTACTTAAAATTGTCGATACGAGTTTTGATTACAACACCATTGTGTCTGCATAGGGTTGCGGGTGTTCGCTAAGGTCTATATTTGGTCCGTCTGATGAGTGATTGTAATCAATGCAACCTCATCATATCCTGGAGGATATCTTGTAACCCCTCTTTGTATGAGGCGGTTGTGCGTGGATCAGCGAGTTGTTGAAGATTTACGTTCTTAAACAtccaaatgttgttgttgttgtagcaatgtgttatacactgaggcggcagcccttgccaatgaagaacttcatcgggtaaatccggtacgtacaatcggAAGCCAAATAGTCTTCTTCTAATCCCTACGTAGCAGCTTAGGAGAAATTGTTTAGTCCTGATGTAGATGGTCAATGTTTGTCATCTGATGGCAGCCTGCGTGATACTTAACGCTGCGTTTTGACAAGTCAGTAGGATTCTCTATTGTGTCTCGCTCACTCCTAGGGCCCATACTGGAACAGCTTAATTCGTCATCGGTGGACTAATTTCGCCTTGTTGGTTGTCAATAGGGAGGGTTTTTTTGCGCAATCCCCAAGTGCCGCCGTCCGAAGATTTGAGGGCCAGTTTGTTGTTTCTTCTCTTATTGCAGACTGTAGCAGCATAGACTGACGGCgagattttttggatttttcggATATATTTGTCCATGTAAATTTCAGAGTACGACTTCTGAAAAATTCCGCCATAGCTTAGAGGTAAATATTTATACATTCGCACAGCCCACTGATGTCATTGACCGCGCCAGGATAGAGCAGTTGTCTGCATATGAAATTATTTCCGCGTCAGCAGGGGGTTAAGGGAGCTTGTGGAGGTGAAAATTAAACTAGATGGGGGAGAGGATACCTTTTGGGGAACATCCAGGAGTTGTAGCGTTCTCGTTTCCTTCCCAGGAGTTGTAAAGCTCCCGTTTGCATTTTACATTCTTGTTCTCACATGATACAATATCATAGTTTCTAAACTCATCCAATCAGCTGATTTTCATTAAGGATGGGTATTATCTTTTTAAAAGTCTCGATAGGTacaacacaaaatcaaaattttctcaaaacgaGCCTGACAAATCCAGCTAGCTATTTGAACAGATATTTTCAGATTAATAACTTGTTTccataattaaaatatttaattttcccaAAACCAACAATCCTACAATCGTCATCCTTACTATCCTTACACACCCACagtcacacacactcacatcttAAAAGTTGAAATGTCTGTGTTAAAACCACCCACCCAAAACTAAGCCAATTGCAAACAGTTAAGTATCTGTGAAGTACATATCCCACTAAACATATGTCAAAAAtctcttctttttctttctggtTTCTTTCCTATTTCCAACATAAATTTCCTCCCCCCATACCCACCCGTCCACAACAATCAATCAAATATCAAATCACATAAACTTTAGGTTTTCGAGCGTGGTTTGGAATCTATACCTTTATCGGTGGATTTGTGGATACATTATCTGTCGCATGTTAAGACCACTCAACCAGATGACGAAGACTTCATTCGATCACAATTTGAGCGTGCTGTGAATGCCTGTGGCCTTGAATTTCGTTCGGACAAGCTATGGGATGCATATTTGAAGTGGGAAAATGAAGGCAAAcgttatacaaatatggtcaatatCTATGATCGACTCCTGGCTATACCGACACAAGGATATAGTGGTCATTTTGATAAGTAAGTAAAAAAAGATATAATAATACAATTATATAACTACATCAACGATCTGCTAAATAGCCAGTCTCGTATATTGCTTTGTCTGTGCAGTTTATCGCCCCAATTGAGAAGCCGTTGTCGTATTTACCTGCGCTGCTATAATCACACATATATATTTCTAGCTTTGAAAAAGcattaaatttttcttgaatATAAAGCTATGTAAACTGCTTAATAAAGTCATATTTGTAGCATTAACTAAATGTCAAATTTTcatgtgtgaaaattttgttagcAAAGATCGTAAAaaatgggtcttgatttcttttttttttttttgttttaaaagcattattttctTATGGGTTTGATAGATATGaaattatatatgtatttaaATATAACGAAAGACTCATTTGCTAAGGTGctcaaaaatgtaattttctcAAAGTTCTTCGGTTTAGTGCGTTCTCATTCAATCTTTAACTCTTAGTTTCGACATATTTTCCTCCATTTGGTCTGTCCCTGCTGGTTTAAACCATCCAAATAAGTCGATTCAAATGCCTTTGTTTTTTTCCATTCTCTCAACATGTCCTAGTTACCGCAGGAATGTGGTTCATACGACATCAGATTAGTCCCTTTATCTTATGGAGTACTAGCATACCCCCGGACGCTTCACTTTCCCCGATGCTACACctaatatcaagatataactGTATACCAATTTGAAAATCTTCAGcctaatccgtaaagaaagtgccatttgtacgttttagtacctaaatgtacgaatttcaaaaaaaaaatctagtctCCCAAAGTACACTGTCAAGATGTGTATCCTAATTTTgcgagctttagctcaatttataaaaaaagtacaaatGTGTAAGGGAAATTCCAAATAGTACCTTCTTAATTCTAGCCGTTCGCTGTAGACGAAGatgagctattgggttgcccaaaaagtaattgcggatttttcaatagtcggcgttgaaaaattttttcacagcttgtgactctgtaattgcattctttcttctgtcagttatcagctgttacttttagcttgctttagaaaaaaagtgtaaaaaagtatatttgattaaagtacattctcagttttattaaaaatgcatttactttattttaaaaaatccgcaattaatttttggacaacccaatatttcatactattttgcactttttggtaccaaaatgtaggaattttgaaaaaaataatctgtcacttaacatatatttcctagttgtacctgttTATTTGCCacaattcagagctctagctcaatccgcatagaaagtaccaaatagtaacaattgcggtactaaacgtacattTTGTTCCGTTTAGAGTACTTTTTTCATATCTCTTCTTTCCATTTCTTCTTTATTTCGCAGCAGATATtattttgagtaaaattttcgATTTCCTAGCTCCACCCTATCGCCCTGTGAAAAGTTAGCCCTTTCTTACCTTTTTGgcacctaaatgtaaaaatttccaaaaactcattCACTCACCCAATTAAGGTTACCATTGTGTACATGTCCGTGAGaaaaagttaactttaactagtAGAGACACAAACCATTTCAATTTTCAGCGTAATGTTAACATGTTAACAGAGTTCTTTTAacagcaaatattttataataaaaaaacgatTTTAGCTCGAAATTCCGcataaaaaacaatataaatcCAAAATATATCACAAACCcttcaaatttcccaaaaaatattaaaatgatgTAAATATTTACCATTTTCACATATATAAAATAACTTTTCTATTGGAGGAAAAAAGATATTGGCGATTTTCGAATGTATTGGCCATATCAGAGAAATTTCACTTTAGAGAAAGATGAGCCCACTTGGGGATTTATTACATAGACCAAGGACTTTCCAGAAATGTTTCAACTGGTCACCAAAGTATTGAAGGAAAAAATATTGGCCATTTTCGAATGTATTGCGGATCACAGAAATTTCACTTTTTAGAAAGATGAGCCCACCCTAGCGGACTGAGAAATAGTGCGTCAATCATCGCTTGGAGATTTTTTGTATAGACCAAGGACTTTCCAGAAATGTTTTAacagacccccagaaaattgaagGAAAAAAGAAATTGGTCATTTTCGAATGTATTGTATTACGGATCAGAGAAATTTCACTTTTTAGAAAGATGAGCCCACTGTGGCGGACTTAAAAATAGTGCATCAATCACCGCTTGGGGATTTATTGTATGGACCAAGGACTTTCCAGAAATATTTTAACCGACAACCAGAGTATTGAGGAAaaaaagatattggccattttcgaATGTATTGCGGATCagagaaatttcattttttaaaaagattAGCCCACTGCGACGAACTGAAAAGTAGTGCGTCAATCACCTATTGGGGATTTGTTATATGGACCAAGGGCTTTCCAGAAATCTTTTAACCGACTCCCAaagttttgaaagaaaaaagatATTGGCCATCTTCGAATATATTGGCCATCAGTGTTACGGTTGTGCCATTTTAGTATGGCACTTTTTAATGGTGCCACTTACAACCATActtttttaggtttttgggccacgTTTCCACTCCTCTGAGCCAGTTTTCAAAAAACATTCTTTTATTGCGTGTTAATCGTAGGTGCTACTCCCCTCACCATTGTTGACGGCATCTATGAAGAGGAGTCGCTcagcggcacgcagttcggactcggttaaAAAAAGACCCTTTTTTATTGGACCTAATCTCCAATGTTCATGGGAATATTCACTTGCAAACATTGGGGTCTTTGCTACTTCATTATTTAGTTGGTTAAGTGGCGTCAGTTTGTCCGTCAATATCTCGAAACATGAGTGAAACTGCTCCATATTTTGCAAAAGTGATTCTTTTTGTTGTATATTAAGATAATTCCCATGGCAAGAAAGTCAGAAAAACTGGTTGAAAAGTATAcgattagaaattttgtttctgtCCGTCcacttaaattaaattttcggtTAAAGTTTTGACCCCCtggagacaaaatttttgtttaatttagctGAATTTGTCCATATGATGTTTTGTTACGTCTTTCAATATTCACGCCATAGTCTCAAGAGCGATAGAATCGTCCAAAGAACTTGTAATACATTGGGAAAGACATGTACAATTCGTTTTcaccgaactttacgcctttatAAGGTGTGGTaccatttaagaaaaaaattcaactttttcCAACGAATGTTACTTTTTATGCCACTTTGTGTAACGCTGTTGGCCATATCAGAGAAATTTTACTTAAGAGAAAGATGAGCCCTCTCTGGCGGACTGAAAAATAGTTAGTGATTTATTATATGGACCAAGGTCTTTCCATAAATGCTTTAACCGACCCCCAGAGCATTAAAGGAAAAAAGATATTGGCCGTTTAAAACTTCTATACAAATaaactaaacttgaatcggacatcactcaatGATATGCGGAAAATCTTCCTGTTTCTTGGGTAATTACTCTCCCTATAAAAATGTGCTGCATTTTTCAATGAACGAAGGGTTTATCGTCGAGAGAAAGGCATTGACTATGGCTTTTGCCAAGTTAAAACTAATCAGAGCCGTTATATGGTAACATACACTATTTCATCTTGCGTAACACTGTCTTATTTACAATTCTTTTTATTTAGAGTCTAACCTTTACCAAATCAATaacagaattaaaaaaaagctcTACAATTTATACCTTTGCAGTTTCCAAGATTTAATAAACCAACACTCCATTACCAgtacaatcaaatcggatgaaattatcaaaattcgtacaGAGTTACGGGAATCATCTTCAAAGTCTTCGTCAAAGTCAAAATCACGGCGTGCTAGTTCCAAAGACAAGGATCATGAATCAAAAGACAAGGacaaagagaaggagaaagaaaaaCTCGAGAAAAAACCAGAAGACAAATCATCTGAAAAAGATGCAGAAAACAATGTAGAACCTATGGCTGTTGATATTGATGAAGCCACTGCAGTGGAGGAAAAGAAACCAGCACACTTAGAAGATCTCAGCGATTTTTCCACCTTCACCGAAGAAGAAATCTCAACGATAAAAGATAAAGTTATATCGATAAGACGTAAATTACACAAAAGCACAGTTGCTGCTGTTACTGCCCGATGGACCTTTGAAGAGGGCATTAAACGGCCCTATTTCCATGTGAAACCTTTGGAACGATGTCAGTTAAAGAACTGGAAAGACTATCTGGACTTTGAAATTGAGAAAGGTGATAGAAAACGCATTTTGGTTCTATTCGAACGGTGTCTTATAGCATGTGCTCTTTACGATGAGTTCTGGTTGAAAATGATCCGCTATTTGGAAACAATATTGGCGGAGCCAGGAATAGCGACCGTTTTAAGCGATGTCTATCGCCGAGCATGCGAAATC
This Stomoxys calcitrans chromosome 2, idStoCalc2.1, whole genome shotgun sequence DNA region includes the following protein-coding sequences:
- the LOC106080786 gene encoding pre-mRNA-processing factor 39, translating into MASTENNVLENENPGRRTRSGRRTSTTQPMASPARATRRSKKAQQEHQELIEQPEEGLEEEQEQPSFIEEMMAEAAQGVVLMDSEQEQSDLHIQQTVTVAEEDVDDISGEDNANVISEANLDDKSSSFPFGPEGGHSETSEDVGDHQDIEKNIIEENQQNAQENSLLASLAGDNANSLPSVGGGDSEKENFEAKVLNHDDIVDNCEKMDSEDSLSEPAIVSDIPISGGDISDATIQNTEIISEDELPLPTKPEINDAEEVSDEELPAPQRAELPPDAEVISEDELPTGADKRSPSPSRTTETSRKKRKADDEAETAKDVVDSDQIKKDEQYNPMSPTSESNDSTAPMEKKAKIEESEPKDKEKRKEKEREKDKESHNSTSSKDKEKEKEREKEKEKERKKLPDLDKYWRAVKTDPADFTGWTYLLQYVDNESDAEAAREAYNAFLAHYPYCYGYWRKYADYEKRKGIKANCNAVFERGLESIPLSVDLWIHYLSHVKTTQPDDEDFIRSQFERAVNACGLEFRSDKLWDAYLKWENEGKRYTNMVNIYDRLLAIPTQGYSGHFDNFQDLINQHSITSTIKSDEIIKIRTELRESSSKSSSKSKSRRASSKDKDHESKDKDKEKEKEKLEKKPEDKSSEKDAENNVEPMAVDIDEATAVEEKKPAHLEDLSDFSTFTEEEISTIKDKVISIRRKLHKSTVAAVTARWTFEEGIKRPYFHVKPLERCQLKNWKDYLDFEIEKGDRKRILVLFERCLIACALYDEFWLKMIRYLETILAEPGIATVLSDVYRRACEIHHPDKPSLHLMWSAFEECQSNFDKAAEILVNLENRVPNLLQVAYRRINIERRRGDNDKCKSLYEHYIATAKNKNIAGSLAIKYARFLNKICLDLESGLRVLRQALEKDNANTRVALQMIDLALQRPTVDEDEVVLIMDRFMARENIEPEQKVLFAQRKVEFLEDFGSTAKGLQEAQRALQLALNKANEAKKKRESSPSRKSTGHKDSSAAASAAQAGYNNGSSGAASYGYSSSNAVAYYGQPNSGSYPQQQQQSSYDSYYNHWQYNTGYSGYGQWGGYTNYY